In Candidatus Defluviibacterium haderslevense, the following are encoded in one genomic region:
- the uvrB gene encoding excinuclease ABC subunit UvrB: MMSSFLLNSNYKPSGDQPEAIQQLTTGVEQGERAQVLLGVTGSGKTFTLANVIAQTGKPTLILTHNKTLTAQLYGEFKAFFPDNAVEYFVSYYDYYQPEAYISVTDTYIEKDLQINEEVDKLRLKATSSLLSGRRDIIIVATVSCIFGMGNPEDYKAGIIRIQKSQNYPRNQFLYRLVDILYSRTESDLNRGQFRVKGDTVDIRLPYVDYGLRIHFFGDQIEQIDEIEISSGKRITSLDSAAIFPANLYVAPKDRLKGILHTIENELFEQKKYFESEKKYAEAKRIEERTQFDLEMMRELGYCSGIENYSRFFDGRSIGTRPFCLLDYFPDDYLLIVDESHVTIPQIRGMWGGDRARKMNLVQFGFRLPSALDNRPLSFEEFENQINQVIYASATPGDYELNQVQGYIAEQVVRPTGLLDPPIDVRPSINQIDDLLEEIYKRKKLNERILVTTLTKRMSEELAKYFQGLNLLCKYIHSEIDTMERVEILRDLRLGEFDILIGVNLLREGLDLPEVSLVAILDADKEGFLRNDRSLTQTAGRAARNANGLVIFYADKITESMRRTIDETNRRRSKQMAYNELHGIVPQTLSKTREEIMSKSSILDMRAPEPRAYVEPDVNSIAADPLVAYLNRDQIEKLIVQTEQKMKAAAKDLDFISAAHFRDEMNALKKKLK; this comes from the coding sequence ATTATGTCGTCATTTTTATTGAATTCAAATTATAAGCCATCTGGCGATCAACCAGAGGCTATCCAACAATTGACTACCGGGGTTGAACAGGGAGAACGAGCACAAGTATTATTGGGTGTAACGGGATCTGGTAAGACATTTACTTTAGCTAATGTAATCGCACAAACTGGTAAACCTACCTTGATTTTGACACATAATAAAACCTTGACGGCGCAATTGTATGGCGAATTCAAAGCTTTTTTTCCAGATAATGCTGTAGAATATTTTGTTTCATATTATGATTATTACCAACCCGAAGCTTACATTTCAGTAACGGATACTTATATTGAAAAAGACCTTCAAATTAATGAAGAAGTTGATAAGTTGCGCTTAAAAGCTACTTCATCATTGTTGTCTGGAAGAAGGGATATCATTATTGTAGCAACTGTATCTTGTATTTTTGGTATGGGAAATCCGGAGGACTACAAAGCAGGAATTATCAGAATTCAAAAGTCTCAAAATTATCCACGCAATCAGTTTCTATATCGACTGGTTGATATTTTATATAGCAGGACTGAGAGTGATTTGAATAGAGGTCAATTTAGAGTTAAGGGTGATACAGTAGATATTCGTTTGCCTTATGTAGACTATGGATTAAGAATTCATTTTTTTGGAGATCAAATTGAACAGATTGATGAAATAGAGATCTCAAGTGGAAAAAGAATAACTAGTTTGGATTCAGCTGCGATATTTCCCGCTAATTTGTACGTTGCTCCAAAAGATAGACTCAAAGGTATTTTGCATACTATAGAAAATGAGTTATTTGAACAAAAAAAATATTTTGAGTCCGAGAAAAAATATGCTGAAGCAAAGCGTATCGAAGAGCGAACGCAATTCGATCTGGAAATGATGCGTGAACTTGGCTATTGTAGTGGTATTGAAAACTATTCTCGTTTTTTTGATGGTCGATCTATTGGAACAAGACCATTTTGTTTGTTAGATTATTTTCCTGATGATTATTTGTTGATTGTTGATGAAAGTCATGTAACCATACCACAAATTAGAGGTATGTGGGGAGGAGATCGAGCCCGTAAAATGAATTTAGTACAGTTTGGTTTTAGATTGCCATCAGCTCTCGATAATAGACCATTAAGTTTTGAAGAATTCGAAAACCAAATTAACCAGGTGATTTATGCCAGCGCAACTCCAGGCGACTATGAACTAAATCAAGTGCAAGGATATATTGCGGAACAAGTAGTAAGGCCAACAGGTTTATTAGACCCTCCAATAGATGTAAGACCATCAATCAATCAAATTGATGATTTGTTAGAAGAAATTTACAAACGTAAGAAACTCAATGAACGAATTCTAGTAACAACTTTGACTAAGCGAATGTCGGAAGAACTTGCGAAGTATTTCCAAGGCTTAAATTTATTGTGCAAATACATACACTCTGAAATCGATACCATGGAACGCGTAGAAATTTTGCGTGACTTACGTTTGGGTGAATTTGATATTTTAATTGGGGTCAATTTATTGAGAGAAGGGTTGGATTTACCTGAGGTATCTTTAGTAGCCATACTAGACGCAGATAAGGAAGGTTTTTTAAGAAATGACAGATCATTAACTCAAACTGCTGGAAGAGCAGCCAGGAATGCTAATGGTTTGGTTATTTTTTATGCTGATAAAATAACAGAGTCTATGCGAAGAACCATTGATGAAACCAATCGGAGAAGGTCGAAACAAATGGCTTATAATGAATTACATGGTATTGTACCTCAAACACTTAGCAAAACGCGTGAAGAAATTATGAGTAAAAGTTCAATTTTAGATATGAGGGCTCCAGAACCAAGAGCTTACGTAGAACCTGATGTGAATTCCATAGCCGCAGATCCTTTGGTAGCCTATTTGAACCGTGATCAAATTGAAAAATTAATCGTTCAAACAGAGCAAAAAATGAAAGCTGCAGCTAAAGATCTTGACTTTATTTCAGCCGCACATTTTAGAGATGAAATGAATGCACTGAAGAAAAAATTAAAATAG
- a CDS encoding ABC transporter ATP-binding protein, whose product MTQTAKNNSALLKRLFRYAKPYQLILFTSAILAVVLAPLNALTPYLTHIMVDEYIMKSDLDGLKYISLLYLLILLLTTVLRYFFVIMTNRLGQYVIHDLRNDVFRHLLSMRMSYFDKTPVGTNTTRTVSDLESVNVVFSEGLITIIADIIGLLTLLGVMFYTSIKLTLISLISMPLLILASYIFKESVKKSFQRVRNEVARMNGFLQESLSGMRIIQLFSSEKMINKKFKEINTTYTQANIDGIFYYAVFFPVVEIISAASLGFMVWWGAQGVLDQSVTIGQLVAFPMFLTRLFQPIRMLADKFNSLQMGLIASNRIFDTLDHSENDLNVGTIAPNSIKGDIQFENIMFGYQAQVPVLKSINFEVKAGTSLAIVGNTGSGKTTIISLLNRLYEFDSGNIYIDGVSIKEYDLHFLRRKMGLVLQDVFLFYGSLKDNISLFDPEISLDSIIEASIAIGAHEFIEALPGGYDYQVAERGANLSLGQRQLISFVRALVFNPDILILDEATSSVDSYTESIIQHAIKRLITKRTSIIIAHRLSTIKHADQIISLQNGKIVEKGTHEELLTQTDGLYSRLIHTHFTNN is encoded by the coding sequence ATGACGCAAACTGCAAAAAATAATAGCGCACTTTTAAAACGGTTATTTAGATATGCTAAACCATATCAATTAATCCTCTTTACTTCAGCTATATTAGCAGTAGTCTTAGCTCCATTAAATGCGCTTACGCCTTATTTGACACATATAATGGTCGATGAATATATCATGAAATCCGATCTAGATGGGTTAAAGTATATTTCTTTATTATATTTATTGATATTACTACTCACGACTGTACTCCGTTATTTTTTTGTGATCATGACCAATCGTTTAGGTCAATATGTAATTCACGATTTGAGAAATGATGTTTTTCGCCATTTACTTTCTATGCGAATGAGTTATTTTGATAAAACGCCAGTTGGAACAAATACTACACGAACCGTAAGTGATTTGGAATCTGTGAATGTAGTTTTTTCTGAAGGTCTTATTACGATCATTGCTGATATTATTGGATTACTGACGCTTTTAGGTGTTATGTTTTATACCAGTATTAAACTAACATTGATTTCATTAATATCTATGCCATTGCTCATACTAGCCAGTTACATTTTTAAAGAAAGTGTAAAAAAATCCTTTCAACGAGTAAGAAATGAAGTAGCTAGAATGAATGGTTTTTTGCAAGAGTCTTTAAGTGGTATGCGAATCATCCAATTGTTTTCTTCAGAAAAAATGATCAATAAGAAATTTAAAGAAATAAATACAACCTACACACAAGCAAATATTGATGGAATATTTTATTACGCTGTTTTTTTTCCGGTTGTTGAAATCATTTCGGCAGCATCACTAGGATTTATGGTGTGGTGGGGCGCTCAAGGTGTTCTGGACCAATCCGTTACGATTGGACAACTGGTGGCTTTTCCAATGTTTTTAACCAGACTTTTTCAACCCATTAGGATGCTTGCTGATAAATTCAATTCACTCCAAATGGGCTTGATAGCCAGTAATCGAATTTTTGATACTTTGGATCATTCTGAAAATGATCTGAATGTGGGAACCATTGCTCCAAATTCAATTAAAGGTGATATTCAATTTGAAAATATCATGTTTGGATATCAAGCTCAGGTACCTGTTTTAAAAAGTATCAACTTCGAGGTGAAGGCAGGAACATCATTAGCTATAGTTGGAAACACAGGGTCTGGAAAAACAACAATCATAAGCTTACTGAACAGATTGTACGAATTCGACAGTGGAAACATCTATATCGATGGTGTTTCCATAAAAGAGTATGACCTACATTTTCTAAGAAGAAAGATGGGATTGGTACTTCAGGATGTATTTTTATTTTACGGTTCCTTAAAAGATAACATCAGTTTATTTGACCCAGAGATTTCATTGGATTCCATCATTGAAGCCTCAATAGCAATTGGGGCTCACGAATTTATTGAAGCATTACCGGGAGGATATGATTACCAGGTAGCTGAACGTGGTGCTAACCTTTCTTTGGGCCAACGTCAGCTGATTTCTTTCGTACGTGCTTTAGTTTTCAATCCCGATATTTTGATTTTAGATGAAGCAACTTCATCAGTGGATAGCTATACGGAATCAATTATTCAACATGCTATCAAACGCCTTATTACCAAACGAACTTCAATTATCATTGCCCACAGATTATCTACGATTAAGCATGCTGACCAAATCATCAGTCTTCAAAATGGCAAAATAGTAGAAAAAGGTACCCATGAGGAACTTTTAACACAAACCGATGGTTTGTACTCTAGACTGATACACACCCATTTTACAAATAATTAG
- a CDS encoding alpha/beta fold hydrolase: MNPVSLNIKIQGNGPPILILHGLFGSLDNWQTIANALSNEFTIYLIDLRNHGKSPHTEDFSYILMANDIMYMIQKYQLVKPFMIGHSMGGKVVLELINLYPNDIGKSIIIDIATKSYPRGHDEIFKSMLGLDLKKINKRSEAEFELSKTILDQTVRQFILKNLDRDQNQQFVWKLNLKSLFENYNEIILEIKPSKPIINEILFIRGGRSNYILDKDQLEIKKYYPNSSFITIADAGHWVHADQPIRLVEIIKSYCI; encoded by the coding sequence ATGAATCCAGTTAGTTTAAATATTAAGATTCAAGGCAATGGACCTCCAATATTAATACTTCATGGTTTATTCGGGAGTCTTGATAATTGGCAAACCATTGCCAATGCATTATCGAATGAATTTACCATCTATCTTATAGATTTAAGAAATCATGGTAAATCACCTCATACCGAGGATTTTAGTTATATTTTAATGGCCAATGATATTATGTATATGATACAAAAATATCAATTAGTAAAACCCTTTATGATTGGGCATTCTATGGGTGGTAAAGTCGTTTTAGAATTAATAAACTTATATCCTAATGATATTGGAAAATCCATTATAATAGATATAGCCACAAAATCATATCCCAGAGGACATGATGAAATCTTTAAATCTATGTTGGGTTTAGATTTAAAAAAAATCAATAAAAGATCTGAAGCTGAATTTGAACTTTCAAAAACAATTTTAGATCAAACTGTTAGACAATTTATTCTTAAAAATTTAGATCGAGATCAAAATCAACAATTTGTTTGGAAACTAAACTTAAAATCCTTATTTGAGAATTACAATGAAATCATCCTGGAAATCAAACCATCTAAACCAATAATAAACGAAATATTATTCATCAGAGGTGGCCGATCAAATTATATACTTGATAAAGATCAATTAGAAATTAAAAAATATTATCCAAATTCATCTTTTATAACCATTGCTGATGCTGGACATTGGGTACATGCGGACCAACCAATTCGTTTGGTAGAAATAATTAAATCCTACTGTATATAA
- a CDS encoding glycosyltransferase gives MYFISIILFAITILYILLQFVYLIYWNKIKKFEKPAHVIPRTTVSIIIPARNEEENIVSCVKSALDQNYPHHLLEVIVVDDQSEDQTPELLEDIKDSRFKLMRLGVIGKTTIQGSKKKAISYGVAHAQGTLILATDADCVLPENWVETIVTYYELNASKFIVGPVQIKNGKGFLGIFQMLDFMNSFLINASGIKSGLHYLCSAANIAYDKNTFIQINAYDTNHHISSGDDIFLIHKMKSLFPHDIHVSKSVETIVETKAEIDLKHFISQRLRWANKMKFNKDWKVMFIASIVWFQRIFTIISIIIGFIYQNPLALYIGWISLCTQLVLDFIILYQATTFFSKKHLLWWFIPMQFFYTLYFILLGLFSWFNLPLYWKDRKI, from the coding sequence GTGTATTTTATTTCAATAATATTATTTGCGATCACCATACTATATATTCTGCTCCAATTCGTTTATTTAATTTATTGGAATAAAATAAAAAAATTTGAAAAACCTGCACATGTTATTCCAAGAACAACAGTTTCCATTATTATACCTGCAAGAAATGAAGAGGAAAATATCGTTTCCTGCGTCAAAAGTGCTTTAGATCAGAATTATCCGCACCATCTTTTAGAAGTTATTGTTGTCGATGATCAATCAGAAGATCAAACACCCGAATTATTAGAAGACATAAAAGATAGTCGTTTTAAATTAATGCGATTAGGTGTTATTGGTAAAACCACCATTCAAGGTTCAAAAAAGAAAGCCATATCCTATGGTGTAGCACATGCTCAAGGAACCCTTATTTTAGCAACTGATGCTGATTGCGTTCTACCTGAAAATTGGGTCGAAACAATAGTAACTTATTATGAACTTAATGCATCAAAATTTATCGTTGGCCCAGTTCAAATTAAAAATGGAAAAGGGTTTTTAGGTATTTTTCAAATGCTTGATTTTATGAACTCCTTCCTAATTAATGCCTCTGGAATCAAATCCGGCTTGCATTATTTATGTAGTGCTGCCAATATAGCTTACGACAAAAATACGTTTATCCAAATTAATGCATATGATACCAATCATCATATTTCGTCTGGTGATGATATTTTTTTAATTCATAAAATGAAGTCTTTGTTTCCACATGACATTCATGTCTCAAAATCGGTTGAAACTATCGTGGAAACTAAAGCCGAAATTGACCTAAAACATTTCATAAGTCAACGTTTGCGTTGGGCCAATAAAATGAAATTTAATAAAGACTGGAAAGTAATGTTTATTGCAAGTATAGTTTGGTTTCAGAGAATCTTTACAATAATCAGTATCATCATTGGTTTCATTTATCAAAATCCATTAGCATTATATATTGGATGGATTAGTTTATGTACTCAATTAGTTTTGGATTTTATTATTCTATATCAAGCCACTACCTTCTTCTCAAAGAAACACCTACTATGGTGGTTTATACCTATGCAGTTCTTTTATACTTTATATTTTATTTTATTAGGACTATTTTCATGGTTTAATCTTCCGTTATATTGGAAAGACAGAAAAATTTAA
- a CDS encoding M13 family metallopeptidase: MKNYLVFTFLICCVCINCKNKATTIPGGGDILFDHLDTAIAPGEDFFMYASGTWLKNNPIPKEETNWGIGNLVVNENYTKLRDICDKASKIQATKGSNDQRIGDFWKLAMDSALCDQLGMSPIQKDLQQIDDINDIAGLFTVIALHKSYGIGSGFELYVGQDMKQSDKMTLYLNQGGLGLPNRDYYINQDERTLKIRNEYPNHISKMFRLVGVDSLTSIDEAKKILALETQLAQSSKKLEDLRDPYANYHAYSIAQIKSLTPSIDWTDWCKKASINFDSAIIGQPDFFKTFEMVLQKTDLNSWKAYIKWHFIHHFAATLNKDINDEHFRFYSALLHGAEAQRPRWKRSLSAIENAMGDVLGQEFVKAYFSPKSKQRYSDMVEDIRSAFADHIRDLDWMSSTTKEKALLKLKLMTKKVGYPDHWKDFSSMEINSNSYFENVKNAQIWWYNDQISKLGKPVDRSIWDMTPQTYNAYYNPSNNEIVLPAAIFTVPGFRDEDLDDALVYGYAAASTIGHEITHGFDDEGKKFDEKGNLNNWWTKEDEDQFNKKAQLIVDQFNQFVVLDSLHVNGKATLGENIADLGGVVLGLEAFKKKEQYKLGKPINGLTPTQRYFLGYALGWLGHIRDERLASQILTDVHAPAKLRVNGPFVHIPEFMEAFQVKEGMKMHRVDSLQVKIW; the protein is encoded by the coding sequence ATGAAAAATTACCTAGTCTTCACATTTTTGATCTGTTGTGTTTGTATAAATTGTAAAAATAAAGCCACTACAATACCTGGTGGCGGTGATATTTTATTTGACCATTTAGATACTGCTATAGCTCCAGGGGAAGATTTTTTCATGTATGCAAGTGGTACCTGGCTTAAAAATAATCCTATACCCAAAGAAGAAACGAATTGGGGAATTGGAAATTTAGTAGTCAATGAGAATTATACCAAGCTCAGAGACATTTGTGATAAGGCATCAAAAATTCAAGCAACTAAAGGTTCAAATGATCAAAGAATTGGTGATTTTTGGAAATTAGCCATGGACTCAGCTTTATGTGATCAATTAGGGATGAGTCCCATTCAAAAAGATCTACAACAAATAGACGACATAAATGATATTGCTGGTTTATTTACAGTAATAGCTTTACACAAATCATATGGTATTGGATCTGGATTTGAACTTTATGTTGGTCAGGATATGAAGCAAAGTGATAAAATGACACTTTATTTAAATCAAGGCGGGTTAGGATTACCCAATCGGGATTATTATATAAATCAGGATGAACGAACATTGAAAATTCGAAATGAATATCCAAATCACATCTCGAAAATGTTTCGATTAGTTGGAGTGGACTCTCTAACTTCTATAGATGAAGCAAAAAAAATCTTAGCACTCGAAACGCAATTAGCTCAATCCTCAAAAAAATTAGAAGACCTAAGAGATCCATATGCTAATTATCACGCCTATTCGATAGCCCAAATAAAATCCTTGACACCGAGTATAGATTGGACAGATTGGTGTAAAAAAGCAAGCATAAATTTCGATTCAGCTATAATTGGCCAACCTGATTTTTTTAAAACATTTGAGATGGTGTTGCAAAAAACGGATTTGAATAGTTGGAAAGCTTATATCAAATGGCATTTTATACACCATTTTGCTGCAACTTTAAACAAAGACATCAACGATGAACATTTTAGATTTTACAGTGCACTTCTTCATGGAGCTGAAGCACAACGCCCTCGTTGGAAAAGAAGTTTAAGTGCTATTGAAAATGCAATGGGAGACGTATTAGGACAAGAATTTGTTAAAGCGTATTTTAGTCCAAAATCTAAACAAAGGTATAGTGATATGGTGGAAGATATTCGATCTGCCTTTGCTGATCACATCAGAGATTTAGATTGGATGAGTTCCACAACTAAAGAAAAAGCTTTATTAAAATTAAAGTTGATGACTAAAAAAGTGGGCTATCCTGATCATTGGAAAGATTTTTCATCTATGGAAATTAACAGTAATTCTTATTTTGAAAATGTTAAAAATGCTCAGATCTGGTGGTACAATGATCAAATTTCAAAATTGGGTAAACCAGTTGATCGAAGTATTTGGGATATGACACCTCAGACTTACAATGCTTATTACAATCCTTCTAATAATGAAATTGTTCTGCCTGCTGCAATATTTACAGTTCCAGGTTTTCGTGATGAGGATCTTGATGATGCTTTGGTTTATGGATATGCCGCAGCATCGACCATTGGTCACGAAATTACTCATGGTTTTGATGATGAGGGAAAAAAATTTGATGAAAAAGGAAATCTGAATAATTGGTGGACTAAAGAAGATGAAGATCAATTTAATAAGAAAGCACAATTGATTGTAGATCAATTTAATCAATTCGTCGTTTTAGATAGTCTACATGTTAATGGTAAGGCCACTCTTGGTGAAAATATTGCCGATTTAGGAGGTGTCGTTTTAGGTCTTGAAGCATTTAAGAAAAAAGAACAATATAAATTGGGAAAACCAATCAATGGTCTAACTCCTACTCAAAGATATTTTTTAGGGTATGCTTTAGGTTGGCTTGGACACATAAGAGATGAAAGGTTGGCATCTCAAATATTAACAGATGTACATGCTCCGGCAAAATTACGCGTTAATGGTCCCTTTGTTCATATCCCTGAATTTATGGAAGCGTTTCAAGTTAAGGAAGGCATGAAAATGCATCGTGTAGATAGTTTACAGGTTAAAATTTGGTAA
- a CDS encoding site-2 protease family protein: MINQSWRLGTFAKIPVKIHWTFPLILIYVVANGLSNHNPWENILVEVCFVMSMFCCVVLHEFGHALTARRYHIQTEDIILLPIGGVARLRNMPDKPSHELVIAVMGPAVNVIIAAVIFGYLYYLNGLSFFTNEEFNQIELLNWNIFLPILLIANIFLVIFNMIPAFPMDGGRVLRALLSFKLGKLKATLWASRIGQFICILFIGFGIYYEAWTTVLIGVFIFIAAMQEYQSVSLDFTLKGKIAKMVCRKISYVITSYMSVQEAMAIVLSSGDKNFIITNFNGEFTASISAEEISAAVKQNPDQRISDLNLHEILFLEPNRTLKDLMFYLNQGYPLVVIKEGPEILGVIDRQALEHYLSLNK; encoded by the coding sequence ATGATTAATCAATCCTGGCGCTTAGGAACATTCGCAAAAATACCTGTTAAAATACATTGGACTTTTCCCTTAATATTAATTTATGTTGTTGCCAATGGGCTTTCAAACCATAATCCATGGGAAAATATATTAGTTGAAGTCTGTTTTGTAATGTCCATGTTTTGTTGTGTTGTATTGCATGAATTTGGACATGCCTTAACTGCCAGGCGATATCATATTCAGACGGAAGACATCATTTTATTGCCGATAGGTGGAGTAGCCAGACTTCGCAATATGCCTGATAAACCAAGCCATGAATTGGTTATTGCTGTTATGGGACCCGCAGTAAATGTTATAATTGCAGCTGTTATTTTTGGGTATCTCTATTATTTAAATGGATTGTCTTTTTTTACAAATGAAGAATTCAATCAAATTGAATTATTAAATTGGAATATTTTTTTACCAATACTTTTAATAGCGAATATTTTTTTGGTCATATTTAACATGATTCCTGCATTTCCAATGGATGGTGGTCGGGTATTAAGAGCCCTATTGTCTTTTAAATTAGGAAAACTAAAAGCTACATTGTGGGCAAGTAGAATAGGACAATTTATTTGTATATTATTTATTGGCTTTGGAATTTATTATGAAGCATGGACTACAGTTCTCATTGGAGTATTCATTTTTATTGCAGCTATGCAGGAATATCAAAGTGTCAGTCTCGATTTTACTCTTAAAGGCAAAATAGCCAAGATGGTGTGTCGAAAAATAAGCTATGTTATAACTTCTTATATGAGCGTTCAGGAAGCCATGGCTATAGTTTTATCAAGCGGAGATAAAAATTTTATTATTACAAATTTTAATGGTGAGTTTACTGCATCCATTAGTGCTGAAGAAATTTCCGCTGCTGTAAAACAAAATCCAGATCAACGTATATCAGATTTGAACCTCCATGAAATTCTATTTTTGGAACCGAACCGAACATTAAAAGACCTTATGTTTTATCTTAATCAAGGCTATCCACTTGTCGTGATTAAAGAAGGCCCAGAAATCTTAGGTGTTATAGATCGCCAAGCTTTAGAACATTATTTAAGTTTAAACAAATAG
- a CDS encoding acyl-CoA dehydrogenase: MYFTLTEEQIAVREAARDFAKQELLPGVIERDAHMKFPKEEVRKMGEMGFLGMMVSPEYGGGGMDTISYVLAMEEISKVDNSCSVIMSVNNSLVCWGIEKMGNEDQKLKYLPKLATGEWIGSFCLSEPEAGTDATQQKTTAVDCGDYYLLNGTKNWITNGGSSAVHLVMAQANPSAGYNGICTFIVETSWPGVMVGAKEDKLGIRSSDTHTIMYNDVKVPKENLLGPSGDGFKFAMKTLTGGRIGIAAQALGIASGSYELALAYSKERKTFGKAIAQHQAIAFKLADMATEVEAARLLVHRAAWMKDQGIDFTIAASMAKLFASDVAMRHSIEAVQIHGGYGYVKEYHVERLMRDAKITQIYEGTSEVQRMVISRAVLQDQLYQPMWNK, encoded by the coding sequence ATGTATTTTACTTTAACTGAAGAACAAATTGCTGTAAGAGAAGCCGCCAGAGACTTTGCCAAGCAAGAATTATTACCAGGCGTAATAGAAAGAGACGCTCATATGAAATTTCCTAAGGAAGAAGTGAGAAAAATGGGGGAAATGGGGTTTTTAGGAATGATGGTTTCTCCAGAATATGGGGGCGGTGGAATGGACACAATTTCCTATGTTTTGGCTATGGAAGAAATCTCCAAGGTCGATAATTCATGCTCTGTCATCATGTCTGTTAATAACAGTCTCGTTTGTTGGGGTATTGAAAAAATGGGAAACGAAGATCAAAAACTTAAATATCTACCAAAATTAGCAACTGGAGAGTGGATAGGATCTTTTTGTTTATCTGAGCCTGAGGCAGGAACGGATGCTACTCAACAAAAGACAACTGCAGTGGATTGTGGTGATTATTATTTGTTAAATGGCACGAAAAATTGGATAACTAATGGTGGTTCTTCTGCTGTTCATCTCGTTATGGCTCAAGCAAATCCAAGTGCAGGTTATAATGGGATCTGTACTTTTATAGTCGAAACTTCATGGCCGGGTGTAATGGTAGGTGCCAAAGAAGACAAATTGGGAATTCGTTCTTCTGATACACATACTATAATGTATAATGATGTTAAGGTTCCTAAAGAAAACCTTTTAGGTCCTTCCGGAGATGGTTTTAAATTTGCAATGAAAACCCTGACTGGAGGTCGAATTGGTATTGCAGCTCAAGCTTTAGGAATTGCTTCAGGTTCTTATGAATTGGCATTAGCCTATTCTAAAGAGCGAAAAACATTTGGAAAAGCAATTGCCCAACATCAAGCCATAGCCTTCAAATTAGCCGATATGGCTACTGAAGTTGAAGCAGCTCGACTTTTAGTTCATCGTGCTGCATGGATGAAAGACCAAGGCATTGATTTTACAATTGCAGCAAGTATGGCTAAACTATTCGCTTCAGATGTTGCCATGCGGCACTCCATTGAAGCAGTCCAAATACACGGTGGATATGGCTATGTCAAAGAGTATCATGTAGAACGATTAATGAGAGATGCAAAAATTACACAAATATATGAGGGTACATCAGAAGTTCAACGGATGGTTATTTCCAGAGCTGTTCTGCAAGACCAACTTTATCAACCGATGTGGAACAAATAA